A region of Dioscorea cayenensis subsp. rotundata cultivar TDr96_F1 chromosome 5, TDr96_F1_v2_PseudoChromosome.rev07_lg8_w22 25.fasta, whole genome shotgun sequence DNA encodes the following proteins:
- the LOC120261254 gene encoding proline-rich receptor-like protein kinase PERK1 isoform X2, with protein sequence MSSLVLALIIVGSVVLLILLFLYWNCRCRSEPTSTPRDRKVTMDVDQAPKTLKNDSSRSRLEVKTDSRQPLKEKKNDPSPSQKDKVKTDGGQALKEKKKNDPSPSQKDKVKTDGGQALKEKKNDPSPSKKDKVKTDGGQALEEKKNDPSPSQKDKVKTVGGQPLKEKKNDPSPSKKDKVKTDGGQALKAKKNDPSPSQKDKVKTDVGWALKEKNNDPSPSQKNKDKTNGGQAQDSQWNAPPRSDHGLQTGSSSSGPDNSLTCPRPGIAFTYEELKKATNSFSRANFLGEGGFGPVHKGVVTIDKKGVLPFHEERVLPFDKEIAVKQLKSGAQQGQSEFEAEVNIISHVHHKHLVSLIGHCISGERRLLAYEFVSNKTLQFHLHGEGQPAMEWSIRLKIALGSAKGLAYLHEDCHPTTIIHRDIKAANILLDSKFEAKVADFGLAKVVYDNNTHVSTRVMGTYGYLAPEYFSTGKLTDKADVYSFGVMLLELITGRRPIALVDWARPSLTHALEEGNYEPLVDPRLGKNYNPSEMNRMVACAAACVHISAENRPPMSRVVRVLEGDVPPEDLKVGVPSGRSWNSGDVENLKRMAFGPYS encoded by the exons ATGTCTAGTCTAGTGCTTGCTCTGATCATCGTGGGATCGGTGGTTTTGTTGATACTGCTTTTTCTCTACTGGAACTGTAGGTGCCGGTCGGAACCTACAAGTACACCCCGAGATCGTAAAG TTACAATGGATGTTGATCAGGCTCCGAAAACCTTGAAGAATGATTCATCTCGGTCTCGTCTTGAAG TTAAAACGGATAGTAGACAACCtttgaaagagaagaagaatgaTCCATCTCCATCTCAAAAAGATAAAG TTAAAACGGATGGTGGACAGGCtttgaaagagaagaagaagaatgatcCATCTCCATCTCAAAAAGATAAAG TTAAAACGGATGGTGGACAGGCtttgaaagagaagaagaatgaTCCATCTCCATCTAAAAAAGATAAAG TTAAAACGGATGGCGGACAGGCtttggaagagaagaagaatgaTCCATCTCCATCTCAAAAAGATAAAG TTAAAACGGTTGGTGGACAGCCtttgaaagagaagaagaatgaTCCATCTCCATCTAAAAAAGATAAAG TTAAAACGGATGGCGGACAGGCTTTGAAGGCGAAGAAGAATGATCCATCTCCATCTCAAAAAGATAAAG TTAAAACGGATGTTGGATGGGCTTTGAAAGAGAAGAACAATGATCCATCTCcctctcaaaaaaataaag ATAAAACGAATGGTGGTCAGGCTCAGGATAGTCAGTGGAATGCTCCTCCTCGTTCTGATCATGGTCTCCAAACGGGATCCAGCTCTTCAGGTCCTGATAATTCTTTAACTTGCCCACGTCCTGGCATTGCCTTTACTTATGAAGAACTAAAAAAGGCAACAAATTCGTTCTCTCGTGCTAATTTTCTTGGAGAGGGTGGTTTTGGCCCTGTGCATAAGGGAGTGGTTACAATTGATAAAAAGGGTGTGCTTCCATTCCATGAAGAGAGAGTGCTTCCATTTGATAAAGAGATTGCAGTCAAGCAATTGAAATCTGGAGCTCAGCAGGGGCAGAGTGAGTTTGAGGCAGAGGTTAACATTATTAGTCATGTGCATCACAAACACTTGGTCTCATTAATAGGACATTGCATTTCTGGAGAGCGGAGACTGCTTGCCTATGAGTTCGTTTCTAACAAAACATTGCAGTTCCATTTGCACG GGGAAGGTCAACCAGCTATGGAATGGTCTATAAGATTAAAAATTGCTTTAGGATCTGCGAAAGGATTGGCCTATTTGCACGAGGATT GCCATCCTACCACAATTATTCACCGTGATATTAAGGCGGCCAATATTCTTCTTGATTCCAAATTTGAAGCGAAG GTTGCAGACTTTGGACTTGCGAAAGTTGTATATGATAACAACACACATGTTTCAACCAGAGTCATGGGAACTTACGG ATATTTGGCACCGGAATATTTTTCTACTGGCAAGCTAACAGATAAAGCAGATGTCTACTCCTTCGGGGTCATGCTTCTGGAGTTGATCACAGGAAGGCGGCCTATTGCCTTGGTTGATTGG GCAAGGCCCTCGCTCACACATGCTTTAGAGGAAGGCAATTATGAGCCTCTCGTCGATCCAAGGTTGGGGAAGAATTATAATCCTAGTGAGATGAACCGGATGGTCGCTTGTGCTGCTGCTTGTGTACATATTTCTGCAGAAAATCGACCTCCAATGAGTCGG GTGGTTCGAGTATTGGAAGGAGATGTACCCCCTGAAGATTTGAAAGTTGGTGTTCCATCTGGCCGTAGTTGGAACTCCGGGGACGTGGAGAACTTGAAAAGAATGGCATTTGGGCCGTATAGTTAA
- the LOC120261254 gene encoding proline-rich receptor-like protein kinase PERK1 isoform X4, translated as MSSLVLALIIVGSVVLLILLFLYWNCRCRSEPTSTPRDRKVTMDVDQAPKTLKNDSSRSRLEVKTDSRQPLKEKKNDPSPSQKDKVKTDGGQALKEKKNDPSPSKKDKVKTDGGQALEEKKNDPSPSQKDKVKEDGGQALKEKKNDPSPSQKDKVKTVGGQPLKEKKNDPSPSKKDKVKTDGGQALKAKKNDPSPSQKDKVKTDVGWALKEKNNDPSPSQKNKDKTNGGQAQDSQWNAPPRSDHGLQTGSSSSGPDNSLTCPRPGIAFTYEELKKATNSFSRANFLGEGGFGPVHKGVVTIDKKGVLPFHEERVLPFDKEIAVKQLKSGAQQGQSEFEAEVNIISHVHHKHLVSLIGHCISGERRLLAYEFVSNKTLQFHLHGEGQPAMEWSIRLKIALGSAKGLAYLHEDCHPTTIIHRDIKAANILLDSKFEAKVADFGLAKVVYDNNTHVSTRVMGTYGYLAPEYFSTGKLTDKADVYSFGVMLLELITGRRPIALVDWARPSLTHALEEGNYEPLVDPRLGKNYNPSEMNRMVACAAACVHISAENRPPMSRVVRVLEGDVPPEDLKVGVPSGRSWNSGDVENLKRMAFGPYS; from the exons ATGTCTAGTCTAGTGCTTGCTCTGATCATCGTGGGATCGGTGGTTTTGTTGATACTGCTTTTTCTCTACTGGAACTGTAGGTGCCGGTCGGAACCTACAAGTACACCCCGAGATCGTAAAG TTACAATGGATGTTGATCAGGCTCCGAAAACCTTGAAGAATGATTCATCTCGGTCTCGTCTTGAAG TTAAAACGGATAGTAGACAACCtttgaaagagaagaagaatgaTCCATCTCCATCTCAAAAAGATAAAG TTAAAACGGATGGTGGACAGGCtttgaaagagaagaagaatgaTCCATCTCCATCTAAAAAAGATAAAG TTAAAACGGATGGCGGACAGGCtttggaagagaagaagaatgaTCCATCTCCATCTCAAAAAGATAAAG TTAAAGAGGATGGTGGACAGGCtttgaaagagaagaagaatgaTCCATCTCCATCTCAAAAAGATAAAG TTAAAACGGTTGGTGGACAGCCtttgaaagagaagaagaatgaTCCATCTCCATCTAAAAAAGATAAAG TTAAAACGGATGGCGGACAGGCTTTGAAGGCGAAGAAGAATGATCCATCTCCATCTCAAAAAGATAAAG TTAAAACGGATGTTGGATGGGCTTTGAAAGAGAAGAACAATGATCCATCTCcctctcaaaaaaataaag ATAAAACGAATGGTGGTCAGGCTCAGGATAGTCAGTGGAATGCTCCTCCTCGTTCTGATCATGGTCTCCAAACGGGATCCAGCTCTTCAGGTCCTGATAATTCTTTAACTTGCCCACGTCCTGGCATTGCCTTTACTTATGAAGAACTAAAAAAGGCAACAAATTCGTTCTCTCGTGCTAATTTTCTTGGAGAGGGTGGTTTTGGCCCTGTGCATAAGGGAGTGGTTACAATTGATAAAAAGGGTGTGCTTCCATTCCATGAAGAGAGAGTGCTTCCATTTGATAAAGAGATTGCAGTCAAGCAATTGAAATCTGGAGCTCAGCAGGGGCAGAGTGAGTTTGAGGCAGAGGTTAACATTATTAGTCATGTGCATCACAAACACTTGGTCTCATTAATAGGACATTGCATTTCTGGAGAGCGGAGACTGCTTGCCTATGAGTTCGTTTCTAACAAAACATTGCAGTTCCATTTGCACG GGGAAGGTCAACCAGCTATGGAATGGTCTATAAGATTAAAAATTGCTTTAGGATCTGCGAAAGGATTGGCCTATTTGCACGAGGATT GCCATCCTACCACAATTATTCACCGTGATATTAAGGCGGCCAATATTCTTCTTGATTCCAAATTTGAAGCGAAG GTTGCAGACTTTGGACTTGCGAAAGTTGTATATGATAACAACACACATGTTTCAACCAGAGTCATGGGAACTTACGG ATATTTGGCACCGGAATATTTTTCTACTGGCAAGCTAACAGATAAAGCAGATGTCTACTCCTTCGGGGTCATGCTTCTGGAGTTGATCACAGGAAGGCGGCCTATTGCCTTGGTTGATTGG GCAAGGCCCTCGCTCACACATGCTTTAGAGGAAGGCAATTATGAGCCTCTCGTCGATCCAAGGTTGGGGAAGAATTATAATCCTAGTGAGATGAACCGGATGGTCGCTTGTGCTGCTGCTTGTGTACATATTTCTGCAGAAAATCGACCTCCAATGAGTCGG GTGGTTCGAGTATTGGAAGGAGATGTACCCCCTGAAGATTTGAAAGTTGGTGTTCCATCTGGCCGTAGTTGGAACTCCGGGGACGTGGAGAACTTGAAAAGAATGGCATTTGGGCCGTATAGTTAA
- the LOC120261254 gene encoding proline-rich receptor-like protein kinase PERK3 isoform X7: MSSLVLALIIVGSVVLLILLFLYWNCRCRSEPTSTPRDRKVTMDVDQAPKTLKNDSSRSRLEVKTDSRQPLKEKKNDPSPSQKDKVKTDGGQALKEKKKNDPSPSQKDKVKTDGGQALKEKKNDPSPSKKDKVKTDGGQALKAKKNDPSPSQKDKVKTDVGWALKEKNNDPSPSQKNKDKTNGGQAQDSQWNAPPRSDHGLQTGSSSSGPDNSLTCPRPGIAFTYEELKKATNSFSRANFLGEGGFGPVHKGVVTIDKKGVLPFHEERVLPFDKEIAVKQLKSGAQQGQSEFEAEVNIISHVHHKHLVSLIGHCISGERRLLAYEFVSNKTLQFHLHGEGQPAMEWSIRLKIALGSAKGLAYLHEDCHPTTIIHRDIKAANILLDSKFEAKVADFGLAKVVYDNNTHVSTRVMGTYGYLAPEYFSTGKLTDKADVYSFGVMLLELITGRRPIALVDWARPSLTHALEEGNYEPLVDPRLGKNYNPSEMNRMVACAAACVHISAENRPPMSRVVRVLEGDVPPEDLKVGVPSGRSWNSGDVENLKRMAFGPYS; the protein is encoded by the exons ATGTCTAGTCTAGTGCTTGCTCTGATCATCGTGGGATCGGTGGTTTTGTTGATACTGCTTTTTCTCTACTGGAACTGTAGGTGCCGGTCGGAACCTACAAGTACACCCCGAGATCGTAAAG TTACAATGGATGTTGATCAGGCTCCGAAAACCTTGAAGAATGATTCATCTCGGTCTCGTCTTGAAG TTAAAACGGATAGTAGACAACCtttgaaagagaagaagaatgaTCCATCTCCATCTCAAAAAGATAAAG TTAAAACGGATGGTGGACAGGCtttgaaagagaagaagaagaatgatcCATCTCCATCTCAAAAAGATAAAG TTAAAACGGATGGTGGACAGGCtttgaaagagaagaagaatgaTCCATCTCCATCTAAAAAAGATAAAG TTAAAACGGATGGCGGACAGGCTTTGAAGGCGAAGAAGAATGATCCATCTCCATCTCAAAAAGATAAAG TTAAAACGGATGTTGGATGGGCTTTGAAAGAGAAGAACAATGATCCATCTCcctctcaaaaaaataaag ATAAAACGAATGGTGGTCAGGCTCAGGATAGTCAGTGGAATGCTCCTCCTCGTTCTGATCATGGTCTCCAAACGGGATCCAGCTCTTCAGGTCCTGATAATTCTTTAACTTGCCCACGTCCTGGCATTGCCTTTACTTATGAAGAACTAAAAAAGGCAACAAATTCGTTCTCTCGTGCTAATTTTCTTGGAGAGGGTGGTTTTGGCCCTGTGCATAAGGGAGTGGTTACAATTGATAAAAAGGGTGTGCTTCCATTCCATGAAGAGAGAGTGCTTCCATTTGATAAAGAGATTGCAGTCAAGCAATTGAAATCTGGAGCTCAGCAGGGGCAGAGTGAGTTTGAGGCAGAGGTTAACATTATTAGTCATGTGCATCACAAACACTTGGTCTCATTAATAGGACATTGCATTTCTGGAGAGCGGAGACTGCTTGCCTATGAGTTCGTTTCTAACAAAACATTGCAGTTCCATTTGCACG GGGAAGGTCAACCAGCTATGGAATGGTCTATAAGATTAAAAATTGCTTTAGGATCTGCGAAAGGATTGGCCTATTTGCACGAGGATT GCCATCCTACCACAATTATTCACCGTGATATTAAGGCGGCCAATATTCTTCTTGATTCCAAATTTGAAGCGAAG GTTGCAGACTTTGGACTTGCGAAAGTTGTATATGATAACAACACACATGTTTCAACCAGAGTCATGGGAACTTACGG ATATTTGGCACCGGAATATTTTTCTACTGGCAAGCTAACAGATAAAGCAGATGTCTACTCCTTCGGGGTCATGCTTCTGGAGTTGATCACAGGAAGGCGGCCTATTGCCTTGGTTGATTGG GCAAGGCCCTCGCTCACACATGCTTTAGAGGAAGGCAATTATGAGCCTCTCGTCGATCCAAGGTTGGGGAAGAATTATAATCCTAGTGAGATGAACCGGATGGTCGCTTGTGCTGCTGCTTGTGTACATATTTCTGCAGAAAATCGACCTCCAATGAGTCGG GTGGTTCGAGTATTGGAAGGAGATGTACCCCCTGAAGATTTGAAAGTTGGTGTTCCATCTGGCCGTAGTTGGAACTCCGGGGACGTGGAGAACTTGAAAAGAATGGCATTTGGGCCGTATAGTTAA
- the LOC120261254 gene encoding proline-rich receptor-like protein kinase PERK3 isoform X8, protein MSSLVLALIIVGSVVLLILLFLYWNCRCRSEPTSTPRDRKVTMDVDQAPKTLKNDSSRSRLEVKTDSRQPLKEKKNDPSPSQKDKVKEDGGQALKEKKNDPSPSQKDKVKTVGGQPLKEKKNDPSPSKKDKVKTDGGQALKAKKNDPSPSQKDKVKTDVGWALKEKNNDPSPSQKNKDKTNGGQAQDSQWNAPPRSDHGLQTGSSSSGPDNSLTCPRPGIAFTYEELKKATNSFSRANFLGEGGFGPVHKGVVTIDKKGVLPFHEERVLPFDKEIAVKQLKSGAQQGQSEFEAEVNIISHVHHKHLVSLIGHCISGERRLLAYEFVSNKTLQFHLHGEGQPAMEWSIRLKIALGSAKGLAYLHEDCHPTTIIHRDIKAANILLDSKFEAKVADFGLAKVVYDNNTHVSTRVMGTYGYLAPEYFSTGKLTDKADVYSFGVMLLELITGRRPIALVDWARPSLTHALEEGNYEPLVDPRLGKNYNPSEMNRMVACAAACVHISAENRPPMSRVVRVLEGDVPPEDLKVGVPSGRSWNSGDVENLKRMAFGPYS, encoded by the exons ATGTCTAGTCTAGTGCTTGCTCTGATCATCGTGGGATCGGTGGTTTTGTTGATACTGCTTTTTCTCTACTGGAACTGTAGGTGCCGGTCGGAACCTACAAGTACACCCCGAGATCGTAAAG TTACAATGGATGTTGATCAGGCTCCGAAAACCTTGAAGAATGATTCATCTCGGTCTCGTCTTGAAG TTAAAACGGATAGTAGACAACCtttgaaagagaagaagaatgaTCCATCTCCATCTCAAAAAGATAAAG TTAAAGAGGATGGTGGACAGGCtttgaaagagaagaagaatgaTCCATCTCCATCTCAAAAAGATAAAG TTAAAACGGTTGGTGGACAGCCtttgaaagagaagaagaatgaTCCATCTCCATCTAAAAAAGATAAAG TTAAAACGGATGGCGGACAGGCTTTGAAGGCGAAGAAGAATGATCCATCTCCATCTCAAAAAGATAAAG TTAAAACGGATGTTGGATGGGCTTTGAAAGAGAAGAACAATGATCCATCTCcctctcaaaaaaataaag ATAAAACGAATGGTGGTCAGGCTCAGGATAGTCAGTGGAATGCTCCTCCTCGTTCTGATCATGGTCTCCAAACGGGATCCAGCTCTTCAGGTCCTGATAATTCTTTAACTTGCCCACGTCCTGGCATTGCCTTTACTTATGAAGAACTAAAAAAGGCAACAAATTCGTTCTCTCGTGCTAATTTTCTTGGAGAGGGTGGTTTTGGCCCTGTGCATAAGGGAGTGGTTACAATTGATAAAAAGGGTGTGCTTCCATTCCATGAAGAGAGAGTGCTTCCATTTGATAAAGAGATTGCAGTCAAGCAATTGAAATCTGGAGCTCAGCAGGGGCAGAGTGAGTTTGAGGCAGAGGTTAACATTATTAGTCATGTGCATCACAAACACTTGGTCTCATTAATAGGACATTGCATTTCTGGAGAGCGGAGACTGCTTGCCTATGAGTTCGTTTCTAACAAAACATTGCAGTTCCATTTGCACG GGGAAGGTCAACCAGCTATGGAATGGTCTATAAGATTAAAAATTGCTTTAGGATCTGCGAAAGGATTGGCCTATTTGCACGAGGATT GCCATCCTACCACAATTATTCACCGTGATATTAAGGCGGCCAATATTCTTCTTGATTCCAAATTTGAAGCGAAG GTTGCAGACTTTGGACTTGCGAAAGTTGTATATGATAACAACACACATGTTTCAACCAGAGTCATGGGAACTTACGG ATATTTGGCACCGGAATATTTTTCTACTGGCAAGCTAACAGATAAAGCAGATGTCTACTCCTTCGGGGTCATGCTTCTGGAGTTGATCACAGGAAGGCGGCCTATTGCCTTGGTTGATTGG GCAAGGCCCTCGCTCACACATGCTTTAGAGGAAGGCAATTATGAGCCTCTCGTCGATCCAAGGTTGGGGAAGAATTATAATCCTAGTGAGATGAACCGGATGGTCGCTTGTGCTGCTGCTTGTGTACATATTTCTGCAGAAAATCGACCTCCAATGAGTCGG GTGGTTCGAGTATTGGAAGGAGATGTACCCCCTGAAGATTTGAAAGTTGGTGTTCCATCTGGCCGTAGTTGGAACTCCGGGGACGTGGAGAACTTGAAAAGAATGGCATTTGGGCCGTATAGTTAA
- the LOC120261254 gene encoding proline-rich receptor-like protein kinase PERK1 isoform X3 has product MSSLVLALIIVGSVVLLILLFLYWNCRCRSEPTSTPRDRKVTMDVDQAPKTLKNDSSRSRLEVKTDSRQPLKEKKNDPSPSQKDKVKTDGGQALKEKKKNDPSPSQKDKVKTDGGQALKEKKNDPSPSKKDKVKTDGGQALEEKKNDPSPSQKDKVKEDGGQALKEKKNDPSPSQKDKVKTDGGQALKAKKNDPSPSQKDKVKTDVGWALKEKNNDPSPSQKNKDKTNGGQAQDSQWNAPPRSDHGLQTGSSSSGPDNSLTCPRPGIAFTYEELKKATNSFSRANFLGEGGFGPVHKGVVTIDKKGVLPFHEERVLPFDKEIAVKQLKSGAQQGQSEFEAEVNIISHVHHKHLVSLIGHCISGERRLLAYEFVSNKTLQFHLHGEGQPAMEWSIRLKIALGSAKGLAYLHEDCHPTTIIHRDIKAANILLDSKFEAKVADFGLAKVVYDNNTHVSTRVMGTYGYLAPEYFSTGKLTDKADVYSFGVMLLELITGRRPIALVDWARPSLTHALEEGNYEPLVDPRLGKNYNPSEMNRMVACAAACVHISAENRPPMSRVVRVLEGDVPPEDLKVGVPSGRSWNSGDVENLKRMAFGPYS; this is encoded by the exons ATGTCTAGTCTAGTGCTTGCTCTGATCATCGTGGGATCGGTGGTTTTGTTGATACTGCTTTTTCTCTACTGGAACTGTAGGTGCCGGTCGGAACCTACAAGTACACCCCGAGATCGTAAAG TTACAATGGATGTTGATCAGGCTCCGAAAACCTTGAAGAATGATTCATCTCGGTCTCGTCTTGAAG TTAAAACGGATAGTAGACAACCtttgaaagagaagaagaatgaTCCATCTCCATCTCAAAAAGATAAAG TTAAAACGGATGGTGGACAGGCtttgaaagagaagaagaagaatgatcCATCTCCATCTCAAAAAGATAAAG TTAAAACGGATGGTGGACAGGCtttgaaagagaagaagaatgaTCCATCTCCATCTAAAAAAGATAAAG TTAAAACGGATGGCGGACAGGCtttggaagagaagaagaatgaTCCATCTCCATCTCAAAAAGATAAAG TTAAAGAGGATGGTGGACAGGCtttgaaagagaagaagaatgaTCCATCTCCATCTCAAAAAGATAAAG TTAAAACGGATGGCGGACAGGCTTTGAAGGCGAAGAAGAATGATCCATCTCCATCTCAAAAAGATAAAG TTAAAACGGATGTTGGATGGGCTTTGAAAGAGAAGAACAATGATCCATCTCcctctcaaaaaaataaag ATAAAACGAATGGTGGTCAGGCTCAGGATAGTCAGTGGAATGCTCCTCCTCGTTCTGATCATGGTCTCCAAACGGGATCCAGCTCTTCAGGTCCTGATAATTCTTTAACTTGCCCACGTCCTGGCATTGCCTTTACTTATGAAGAACTAAAAAAGGCAACAAATTCGTTCTCTCGTGCTAATTTTCTTGGAGAGGGTGGTTTTGGCCCTGTGCATAAGGGAGTGGTTACAATTGATAAAAAGGGTGTGCTTCCATTCCATGAAGAGAGAGTGCTTCCATTTGATAAAGAGATTGCAGTCAAGCAATTGAAATCTGGAGCTCAGCAGGGGCAGAGTGAGTTTGAGGCAGAGGTTAACATTATTAGTCATGTGCATCACAAACACTTGGTCTCATTAATAGGACATTGCATTTCTGGAGAGCGGAGACTGCTTGCCTATGAGTTCGTTTCTAACAAAACATTGCAGTTCCATTTGCACG GGGAAGGTCAACCAGCTATGGAATGGTCTATAAGATTAAAAATTGCTTTAGGATCTGCGAAAGGATTGGCCTATTTGCACGAGGATT GCCATCCTACCACAATTATTCACCGTGATATTAAGGCGGCCAATATTCTTCTTGATTCCAAATTTGAAGCGAAG GTTGCAGACTTTGGACTTGCGAAAGTTGTATATGATAACAACACACATGTTTCAACCAGAGTCATGGGAACTTACGG ATATTTGGCACCGGAATATTTTTCTACTGGCAAGCTAACAGATAAAGCAGATGTCTACTCCTTCGGGGTCATGCTTCTGGAGTTGATCACAGGAAGGCGGCCTATTGCCTTGGTTGATTGG GCAAGGCCCTCGCTCACACATGCTTTAGAGGAAGGCAATTATGAGCCTCTCGTCGATCCAAGGTTGGGGAAGAATTATAATCCTAGTGAGATGAACCGGATGGTCGCTTGTGCTGCTGCTTGTGTACATATTTCTGCAGAAAATCGACCTCCAATGAGTCGG GTGGTTCGAGTATTGGAAGGAGATGTACCCCCTGAAGATTTGAAAGTTGGTGTTCCATCTGGCCGTAGTTGGAACTCCGGGGACGTGGAGAACTTGAAAAGAATGGCATTTGGGCCGTATAGTTAA
- the LOC120261254 gene encoding proline-rich receptor-like protein kinase PERK3 isoform X6, whose translation MSSLVLALIIVGSVVLLILLFLYWNCRCRSEPTSTPRDRKVTMDVDQAPKTLKNDSSRSRLEVKTDSRQPLKEKKNDPSPSQKDKVKTDGGQALKEKKKNDPSPSQKDKVKTDGGQALKEKKNDPSPSKKDKVKTDGGQALEEKKNDPSPSQKDKVKEDGGQALKEKKNDPSPSQKDKVKTDVGWALKEKNNDPSPSQKNKDKTNGGQAQDSQWNAPPRSDHGLQTGSSSSGPDNSLTCPRPGIAFTYEELKKATNSFSRANFLGEGGFGPVHKGVVTIDKKGVLPFHEERVLPFDKEIAVKQLKSGAQQGQSEFEAEVNIISHVHHKHLVSLIGHCISGERRLLAYEFVSNKTLQFHLHGEGQPAMEWSIRLKIALGSAKGLAYLHEDCHPTTIIHRDIKAANILLDSKFEAKVADFGLAKVVYDNNTHVSTRVMGTYGYLAPEYFSTGKLTDKADVYSFGVMLLELITGRRPIALVDWARPSLTHALEEGNYEPLVDPRLGKNYNPSEMNRMVACAAACVHISAENRPPMSRVVRVLEGDVPPEDLKVGVPSGRSWNSGDVENLKRMAFGPYS comes from the exons ATGTCTAGTCTAGTGCTTGCTCTGATCATCGTGGGATCGGTGGTTTTGTTGATACTGCTTTTTCTCTACTGGAACTGTAGGTGCCGGTCGGAACCTACAAGTACACCCCGAGATCGTAAAG TTACAATGGATGTTGATCAGGCTCCGAAAACCTTGAAGAATGATTCATCTCGGTCTCGTCTTGAAG TTAAAACGGATAGTAGACAACCtttgaaagagaagaagaatgaTCCATCTCCATCTCAAAAAGATAAAG TTAAAACGGATGGTGGACAGGCtttgaaagagaagaagaagaatgatcCATCTCCATCTCAAAAAGATAAAG TTAAAACGGATGGTGGACAGGCtttgaaagagaagaagaatgaTCCATCTCCATCTAAAAAAGATAAAG TTAAAACGGATGGCGGACAGGCtttggaagagaagaagaatgaTCCATCTCCATCTCAAAAAGATAAAG TTAAAGAGGATGGTGGACAGGCtttgaaagagaagaagaatgaTCCATCTCCATCTCAAAAAGATAAAG TTAAAACGGATGTTGGATGGGCTTTGAAAGAGAAGAACAATGATCCATCTCcctctcaaaaaaataaag ATAAAACGAATGGTGGTCAGGCTCAGGATAGTCAGTGGAATGCTCCTCCTCGTTCTGATCATGGTCTCCAAACGGGATCCAGCTCTTCAGGTCCTGATAATTCTTTAACTTGCCCACGTCCTGGCATTGCCTTTACTTATGAAGAACTAAAAAAGGCAACAAATTCGTTCTCTCGTGCTAATTTTCTTGGAGAGGGTGGTTTTGGCCCTGTGCATAAGGGAGTGGTTACAATTGATAAAAAGGGTGTGCTTCCATTCCATGAAGAGAGAGTGCTTCCATTTGATAAAGAGATTGCAGTCAAGCAATTGAAATCTGGAGCTCAGCAGGGGCAGAGTGAGTTTGAGGCAGAGGTTAACATTATTAGTCATGTGCATCACAAACACTTGGTCTCATTAATAGGACATTGCATTTCTGGAGAGCGGAGACTGCTTGCCTATGAGTTCGTTTCTAACAAAACATTGCAGTTCCATTTGCACG GGGAAGGTCAACCAGCTATGGAATGGTCTATAAGATTAAAAATTGCTTTAGGATCTGCGAAAGGATTGGCCTATTTGCACGAGGATT GCCATCCTACCACAATTATTCACCGTGATATTAAGGCGGCCAATATTCTTCTTGATTCCAAATTTGAAGCGAAG GTTGCAGACTTTGGACTTGCGAAAGTTGTATATGATAACAACACACATGTTTCAACCAGAGTCATGGGAACTTACGG ATATTTGGCACCGGAATATTTTTCTACTGGCAAGCTAACAGATAAAGCAGATGTCTACTCCTTCGGGGTCATGCTTCTGGAGTTGATCACAGGAAGGCGGCCTATTGCCTTGGTTGATTGG GCAAGGCCCTCGCTCACACATGCTTTAGAGGAAGGCAATTATGAGCCTCTCGTCGATCCAAGGTTGGGGAAGAATTATAATCCTAGTGAGATGAACCGGATGGTCGCTTGTGCTGCTGCTTGTGTACATATTTCTGCAGAAAATCGACCTCCAATGAGTCGG GTGGTTCGAGTATTGGAAGGAGATGTACCCCCTGAAGATTTGAAAGTTGGTGTTCCATCTGGCCGTAGTTGGAACTCCGGGGACGTGGAGAACTTGAAAAGAATGGCATTTGGGCCGTATAGTTAA